ATAGGCATCGGTAAAGTGAATTGAAATTATTTTGCATTTTTTTTCAAAAAAATGCAACTTATTTGAAATTAATTTGTATAATTGCATATAATTAGTTCTTAGAACAACATCCCTCCAATTTTATTTACAGTAGTATTTGTAGATTTGCCAATCAAAATTTTGTTTTAGTTTATTTTTTGCATTCATCCCCAATTGCTTGATTTTATTGCCTTTTAACTGGTGGTAATAGCGGAGTTTGAAATGTAAAAAATTGTTAAAAAAAATTTGTTTATGAATTTTAATTATTCATATATTTACGCACTTCATTTTGCACGAAAATTATTTTAAATAAATATTAAGATTATGCTAAGAAAATTACTTTCCACCTTATCCGTTGTTGTCGTGTCAGTAGGACTGACCATTGCGCAAAACGAATCTTCTATTAGAGTTAAGCTAACAGATAAAGCCAATAAGGAAACGATTCCATTTGCGAACGTTGTAGTTGATATGGGCGGTATTCAAGCCGGTGTTGGTACAACCAACATTGATGGTGAGGTGGTTATCAAACCATTGAATCCTGGTAAATACACTGTAAAGGCAACCTATGTGGGTTATCAATCTGTAGAAATGAAGGATGTGAATGTATCCATCGGTAAAACTGTGTATTTAAATATTGAAATGGCAGCAGGTCAGCAATTGGATATTGTTGAGGTAATTGAATACGCTGAACCATTGATCGATCCGGATACTAAATCTGGTGGAACCGTAACACGTGAAGAATACCAAAACATGGCTTCGAAAGATATTAACTCAGTAGCATCTACTACAGCTGGTATCTATCAAAAAGATGAAGGTGGAGAATTGAATGTGAGAGGTTCTCGTTCAAATGCAACAGCATATTATGTGGATGGTCAAAAAGTAATTGGTAGTGCAGGAGTTCCTCAAAGTGGTGTGGAGCAAATTACATCAATCACAGGTGGTACACCGGCTGAATATGGTGATGCTACCGGTGGTATTATTGCTATTACTACAAGAGGTCCTGCTAGTAAATATACTGGTGGTATTGAGGTAGTAACATCCGGAGCAGGTGAAAAAGATGGAAAAAACAGAGGGTTAGATGCATATGGGTATAATTTATTAGGCTTCTCAATCAATGGGCCTATTTTAATGAAAAAAGATTCTGCTAACAACATTAATAAATCAGTGTTAGGATTCAGTTTATCCGGACAAGTAGTTTCAGAAAAAGATCCTGATCCATCTGCAGTAGGTTTTTATCAGGTAAATCCTGATAAATTAGCGGAATTGGAAGCAGCTCCATTACGCCCATCTCCACAAGGAGCTGGTTTCGTTTTAAATTCGGAATATGTAAGAATGGAAGACTTGCAAAAAATTAAAGCAAGAAACAATGTAGGACAAAAAGCAATCTCTTTAGCAGGTAAAGTGCAATACCAACCAACTGCAAATATGGGTATCACCATTGGTGGTTCAATGGATTGGAAAAAATATCATGATTTCATTTATGAGTACGCTTTATTTAATCCGGTTAACAACTCTGAAATCACAAAAAATACTTGGCGTGTATATGCAAAGTTGACTCAAAAGTTTAACTCTGCTACCGCTACAGAAGAAGAGAAATCTTCATCCGTAATTAAAAACGCTTATTTCACACTTCAAGCAGGTTACGAAAAAACGTTCCAAAAAACACAAGATGATAACCACAAAGACAAATTGTTTGATTATGGTTACATCGGTAAATTTACCCAAACAAAAGAAAAAACGTATGCTGGTGAAACCAGATGGGATTATGATGTTGATGGCGATAATATAAAAGATACCATAAATGCATTCTTTATGCAAGGTTTCGAAAACACCAGCCTTACGTATACTCCTGGTGATGTAAACCCAACAGGTACCCCTTATACAAATCAATATTTTGAATTGTATTCAGCTTCCACAATCACAGATGTACAATCCGGATTAGGATTAGCAAATGGTGACAGACCAAGAAACGTTTATTCTGCTTGGTTTAATACTGGTCGTCAATCGAACCTTTATGGTTTGGAAGACCAAACACAATTCCGTGTATTTGCGAACTTTTCAGCAGATATCAAACGTCATGCAATTCAAATGGGTTTTGAATACGAGCAACGTGTAAAACGTGCTTATAATATTAACCCAATCGGTCTTTGGACCAGAATGCGTGAATTAGCGAATTTCCATATTCAAGATTTAAAAGATGATAGTATTAATGATGCAATTTTGAACACTGATGTTCACTATTTGCCTGATGGTTCTATTAATCCTTTTACCTTCTATGATTTTGATCGTTTTAATGATGCAAACAGCCAAACTCAGTTTGATAAGAGTTTGAGAGAAGCTTTAGGATATAATGTTGGTGGAACAGATTGGTTGGATGTAGATTCTTATGATAAAGACATGTACAACATCGATATGTTTAGTGCAGATGATTTATTAAACATCGGTGGTACTCAATTGGTAGCGTATTACGGGTATGATCATACAGGTAAGAAAACTTCCGGTAACCCAAGCTTAGACGATTTCTTCACCAAAACAGATGATAAAGGAAACTTAACTCGTGACATCGGAGCATATCGTCCAATTTATGTTGCTGGTTATATCCAAGATCGTTTCGATTTTAAAGACATTAAATTCAACGTAGGTGTTCGTATCGATCGTTTTGATGCAAATCAAAAAGTATTGAAAGATAAATACTTATTGTATGAAGCAAAAACAGCAGGTGAATTAGCAATCCCAAATCGTCCGGGTAATATTGGTGATGATTATGTAGTATATGTGGAAGATGGTGATAACCCGAGTGTGAACCAAGTTGTTGGTTACCGTGATGGAGATACTTGGTACAATGCTGCAGGTGTTGAAGTTGCAGATCCAAGTGCTGCTTTAGGACAAGGTGCTGGTCAAGTTCAACCTTATTTGGTTGATCCAGGCAATACAAAAATTTCCTCTAACGTATTTAAAGATTATGTTCCTCAGTTGAACATTATGCCTCGTATCGCATTCTCTTTCCCAATCTCTGATGTGGCGAACTTCTATGCTCACTACGATGTGTTAACACAACGTCCACCTGAATACAACAG
This window of the Bacteroidota bacterium genome carries:
- a CDS encoding carboxypeptidase regulatory-like domain-containing protein, with amino-acid sequence MLRKLLSTLSVVVVSVGLTIAQNESSIRVKLTDKANKETIPFANVVVDMGGIQAGVGTTNIDGEVVIKPLNPGKYTVKATYVGYQSVEMKDVNVSIGKTVYLNIEMAAGQQLDIVEVIEYAEPLIDPDTKSGGTVTREEYQNMASKDINSVASTTAGIYQKDEGGELNVRGSRSNATAYYVDGQKVIGSAGVPQSGVEQITSITGGTPAEYGDATGGIIAITTRGPASKYTGGIEVVTSGAGEKDGKNRGLDAYGYNLLGFSINGPILMKKDSANNINKSVLGFSLSGQVVSEKDPDPSAVGFYQVNPDKLAELEAAPLRPSPQGAGFVLNSEYVRMEDLQKIKARNNVGQKAISLAGKVQYQPTANMGITIGGSMDWKKYHDFIYEYALFNPVNNSEITKNTWRVYAKLTQKFNSATATEEEKSSSVIKNAYFTLQAGYEKTFQKTQDDNHKDKLFDYGYIGKFTQTKEKTYAGETRWDYDVDGDNIKDTINAFFMQGFENTSLTYTPGDVNPTGTPYTNQYFELYSASTITDVQSGLGLANGDRPRNVYSAWFNTGRQSNLYGLEDQTQFRVFANFSADIKRHAIQMGFEYEQRVKRAYNINPIGLWTRMRELANFHIQDLKDDSINDAILNTDVHYLPDGSINPFTFYDFDRFNDANSQTQFDKSLREALGYNVGGTDWLDVDSYDKDMYNIDMFSADDLLNIGGTQLVAYYGYDHTGKKTSGNPSLDDFFTKTDDKGNLTRDIGAYRPIYVAGYIQDRFDFKDIKFNVGVRIDRFDANQKVLKDKYLLYEAKTAGELAIPNRPGNIGDDYVVYVEDGDNPSVNQVVGYRDGDTWYNAAGVEVADPSAALGQGAGQVQPYLVDPGNTKISSNVFKDYVPQLNIMPRIAFSFPISDVANFYAHYDVLTQRPPEYNRLDPMQYLNVVNNSAGFVNNPDLKPEKSIDYEIGYQQVLNEKKNSSIHLSLFYIEKKDMIQTTRVVQAYPVSYNSFSNVDFGTIKGLSLAYDLRRTAMGVSMTANYTLQFADGTGSSTTDGQNLVSSGVPNLRTTHPLDFDQRHTITLNVDYRFGAKTDYRGPRLKLHKGKDNEKVINVLENVGANVVFRAGSGTPYSKQSNITHEGQFGIGGTNTALEGQINGSSLPWTYKMDLRVDKNMELAFGGKKEGEEKKTANLTIYLQVLNVFNTKNVLGVYRATGNPGDDGYLTSAAAQTTIAGQNDPQSFSDLYTVKINNPNNYSRPRVIRIGLLLDF